A window of Acidimicrobiales bacterium contains these coding sequences:
- a CDS encoding sulfotransferase: MGLKIVGAGLGRTGTHSLKLALERLLGEPCYHMIELFPRPNHVAMWHAAMRGQEPDWEGILDGFGAAVDWPAAALWNELHSAFPESIVLLSARDSPEQWWNSFSETILQVMRRQPPPEMADWYAMSEDMLGRLTPDYEDRETAIAAYESHNQAVRDTVAPDRLIEWRPGDGWGPICDRLGLPEPEEAFPHVNTTDEFRVMAGLLDPSA, from the coding sequence ATGGGGCTGAAAATCGTCGGGGCTGGGCTTGGCAGAACGGGCACCCATTCGCTGAAGCTGGCGCTGGAGCGCCTGCTCGGCGAGCCCTGCTACCACATGATCGAGCTGTTCCCGAGACCGAACCACGTAGCCATGTGGCACGCCGCCATGCGTGGTCAGGAACCGGACTGGGAGGGGATTCTGGACGGGTTCGGCGCCGCGGTCGACTGGCCGGCGGCGGCACTGTGGAACGAACTGCATTCCGCCTTCCCCGAGTCGATCGTGCTCCTGTCCGCACGTGACAGTCCGGAACAGTGGTGGAACAGCTTTTCCGAAACGATCCTGCAGGTAATGCGACGCCAACCGCCTCCCGAAATGGCTGACTGGTACGCGATGAGCGAGGACATGCTCGGCCGGCTTACGCCCGACTACGAGGATCGCGAAACCGCGATCGCGGCGTACGAGTCGCACAATCAGGCAGTGCGCGACACGGTCGCGCCTGATCGACTGATCGAGTGGCGTCCCGGCGACGGCTGGGGTCCGATCTGCGACCGGCTTGGGCTCCCCGAGCCCGAGGAGGCCTTCCCGCACGTGAACACCACCGATGAATTCCGGGTGATGGCGGGACTGCTGGATCCGTCAGCCTGA